In Melioribacteraceae bacterium 4301-Me, a genomic segment contains:
- the htpG gene encoding molecular chaperone HtpG codes for MSSSTTEKFEFKAEIKQLLDILVHSLYTSREIFLRELISNSSDALDKLRFQLNKGTEVYQKDLPLEIRISLDKDKPQSGEYSKTITISDTGIGMTKEEIISNIGTIAKSGTSEFLKMLKENNVTANNIIGKFGVGFYSVFMVAKEVIIKTRSYRLDAKAVEWKSDGLGEYELKEIDEELPRGTKIEIKLKDDAHEFCEKYRIESIIKKHSNFISFPIYLENEKINTISAIWREPKSSISQNQYNEFYKFLTYDNEDPLFVIHKSVDAPIQFNSLLFIPKKSDEFFWFDRENYGLDLYVRRVLIQHKNKDLLPEYLSFVKGVVDSEDLPLNISRETLQENVIFSKISQNITSQVLNFLAETSKNSPSEYVTFWKEHGKIFKLGYTDFSNTDKFLELIRFNSSFNQNKDELTSLAEYVSRMKAEQKEIYYAVGQSREGIELDPHLELFKDKGLEVLYLYDPVDEIIVTSLRKYKDYEFKSVESVEPAKLEKFESQTDKEKIEELSGDDKMHFSSLLTKMKKILGDKVEDVKQSYRLTTSASCLVSKDGGLSSTMNKILRMTNKEFNPQKKIMEVNPNHKLIRNLLKLFKNNSDDKFIADVTEQLYESALLLEGNLDDPHKLVTRLNKMLEQASEWYLELHQVSQSNHNMSQGEKLN; via the coding sequence ATGAGCAGTTCAACAACTGAAAAGTTTGAATTTAAGGCTGAAATTAAACAACTGCTGGATATTTTAGTTCACTCGCTTTATACAAGTCGAGAAATTTTTTTAAGAGAATTAATTTCCAATTCGTCTGACGCTTTAGACAAATTAAGATTTCAATTGAACAAAGGAACTGAAGTTTATCAAAAAGACTTACCTCTTGAAATTAGAATTTCGTTGGATAAAGACAAACCACAAAGTGGCGAATATTCAAAAACTATCACTATTAGCGATACTGGTATTGGAATGACAAAAGAAGAGATAATTTCCAATATTGGTACTATTGCAAAATCCGGCACTTCTGAATTTCTAAAAATGCTGAAAGAAAATAATGTAACTGCAAACAACATAATAGGTAAGTTTGGTGTTGGTTTTTATTCTGTTTTTATGGTCGCTAAAGAAGTAATCATTAAAACCAGGTCCTATCGCTTAGATGCCAAAGCAGTTGAATGGAAGTCTGATGGTTTGGGTGAATACGAACTTAAAGAGATTGATGAAGAATTGCCTAGAGGTACTAAAATTGAAATTAAGCTGAAAGATGATGCTCATGAATTTTGTGAAAAGTATAGAATTGAATCTATAATTAAAAAGCATTCTAATTTTATTTCATTCCCAATTTATTTAGAAAATGAAAAGATTAACACTATTTCTGCAATATGGAGGGAACCTAAGAGTTCTATTTCACAGAACCAGTACAACGAATTTTACAAATTTTTGACCTATGATAATGAAGACCCACTCTTTGTAATTCACAAATCTGTTGATGCGCCTATTCAATTTAACTCTCTTTTGTTTATTCCAAAGAAAAGTGATGAATTCTTTTGGTTCGATAGAGAAAATTATGGCTTAGATCTGTACGTAAGAAGAGTTTTAATTCAGCATAAAAATAAAGATTTATTGCCGGAATATTTAAGTTTTGTTAAAGGAGTAGTTGATTCTGAAGATTTACCTTTAAATATTTCTCGTGAAACCCTACAAGAAAATGTTATCTTTTCAAAAATATCACAGAACATTACGTCTCAAGTCCTAAATTTTCTTGCAGAGACCTCAAAAAATTCTCCATCAGAGTACGTAACATTTTGGAAAGAACATGGTAAAATTTTTAAGCTTGGTTATACTGACTTTTCAAATACTGATAAGTTCTTGGAGTTAATTAGGTTTAATTCTTCATTTAACCAAAATAAAGATGAATTAACTTCTTTAGCTGAATATGTATCAAGAATGAAAGCTGAACAAAAAGAAATTTATTATGCCGTTGGTCAAAGTAGGGAGGGAATTGAGCTTGATCCACATCTTGAGTTATTCAAGGATAAAGGACTGGAAGTTTTGTATCTGTATGACCCAGTGGATGAAATTATTGTTACTTCATTAAGAAAATATAAGGATTATGAGTTCAAATCAGTAGAATCAGTAGAGCCAGCTAAGTTAGAAAAGTTCGAAAGTCAAACTGATAAAGAAAAAATTGAAGAATTAAGCGGCGATGACAAAATGCATTTTAGCAGCCTACTTACTAAAATGAAAAAGATATTGGGCGATAAAGTAGAAGATGTTAAACAATCTTACAGACTTACAACAAGTGCTTCTTGTTTAGTTTCCAAAGATGGCGGGCTTTCTTCTACTATGAACAAAATTCTAAGAATGACAAATAAAGAATTTAACCCACAGAAAAAAATCATGGAAGTCAATCCAAATCATAAATTAATTAGAAACCTTTTAAAATTGTTTAAGAATAATTCGGATGACAAATTTATTGCTGATGTTACAGAACAGTTGTATGAATCGGCACTTTTGCTCGAAGGTAATTTGGATGATCCCCATAAACTTGTAACCCGATTAAATAAAATGCTGGAGCAGGCAAGTGAATGGTACTTGGAATTACACCAAGTTTCACAAAGTAATCACAACATGTCACAAGGTGAGAAATTGAATTAA
- a CDS encoding universal stress protein, with protein sequence MIFNKIGLAITFSPNALPLLQAAKRLQDLFNAKLFLIHVGEKTSSKEGLMSNLLFKAEIQNNYELIWQDGEPTKVILNLSFKKEIDLLIAGALEKENILKYYIGSVARNIMRESPCSVLILTGPSFGIKPFKKFCALVQYTPLGEYAISTAYEFAKLENADEFILIKEFDIPGLAITIADTGSINEAEQKRADWQKEEELKLKVFANEINLHELNVKTVCIYGKQGWASSNYVKEIGGDLLIVPSPTKKLKLFDRIFQHDLEFILQQLPCALLIIKRKE encoded by the coding sequence ATGATTTTTAATAAGATCGGATTAGCAATCACATTTTCACCAAATGCATTACCGCTGCTTCAGGCAGCAAAGCGCTTGCAAGACTTGTTCAATGCCAAATTATTTTTAATTCATGTTGGAGAAAAAACAAGTTCAAAAGAAGGACTAATGTCAAATCTGTTATTTAAAGCAGAGATTCAAAATAATTATGAACTAATATGGCAGGATGGTGAACCAACAAAAGTTATATTGAATCTCAGTTTTAAAAAAGAAATTGACTTACTAATTGCTGGTGCACTTGAAAAAGAAAATATTTTAAAATATTACATTGGCTCTGTTGCAAGAAACATTATGAGAGAATCTCCATGCTCTGTTTTAATTTTAACCGGTCCTTCTTTTGGAATTAAGCCATTTAAAAAATTTTGTGCATTAGTACAGTATACACCTTTAGGGGAATATGCTATTAGCACAGCATACGAATTTGCAAAACTTGAAAACGCAGATGAGTTCATTCTAATTAAGGAATTTGATATTCCAGGCTTAGCAATAACAATAGCTGACACTGGCTCAATAAATGAAGCTGAACAAAAAAGAGCCGATTGGCAAAAAGAAGAAGAGTTAAAACTAAAAGTATTTGCAAATGAAATAAACTTACACGAACTAAACGTAAAGACAGTTTGTATTTATGGCAAACAAGGATGGGCTTCAAGTAATTATGTTAAAGAAATTGGTGGTGATTTGCTAATTGTTCCCTCTCCCACTAAAAAGTTAAAACTCTTCGATAGAATTTTTCAACATGATTTAGAATTTATACTCCAGCAGCTACCTTGTGCTTTACTTATAATCAAAAGGAAAGAATAA
- a CDS encoding SufE family protein — protein MKNNLEIMIPKKLQELISFLNSLPDQQDRISTLIEYSEKYKPVPKEIATEPYNLENKVEYCESGAYVWTVKKDDNKFNFYFYVENPQGVSAKALCGIFSECLNGEPAENIFDVENDIIFKIFGQSLSMGKNLGLIGILQMIKSQVKNLLNSDGKK, from the coding sequence TTGAAAAATAACCTTGAGATTATGATACCAAAAAAATTACAAGAACTAATTTCATTTTTGAATTCATTGCCTGACCAGCAAGATAGAATAAGTACGTTAATTGAATATTCAGAAAAATACAAACCTGTTCCGAAGGAAATAGCAACCGAACCTTATAATTTGGAAAATAAAGTTGAATACTGCGAGTCTGGTGCTTATGTATGGACTGTAAAAAAAGACGACAACAAATTCAACTTTTATTTTTACGTTGAAAATCCGCAGGGGGTATCTGCAAAAGCCCTTTGCGGTATTTTTTCAGAATGTCTAAATGGAGAACCAGCAGAAAATATTTTCGATGTTGAAAATGATATTATATTTAAAATATTTGGACAAAGTTTATCAATGGGTAAAAATCTAGGATTAATTGGGATACTGCAAATGATTAAGAGCCAGGTAAAAAATTTATTGAACTCTGACGGCAAAAAGTGA
- a CDS encoding glycerate kinase encodes MRKDLFTIISSAIESVKPHSIIRNNIFIDKANLFIKGNAFNISNYKNIYVIGFGKASSQMAFEVESILNDKINSGFVVTNYNNAQKCNKIEVFEASHPILDENSLEAGKKIIDFVSKTTKEDLVICLISGGGSALLEKLPNDITLNEFQEISNLLIKSGAPIQEINVVRQSLSEIKGGKLLQYIFPSDCINLVLSDIIGDPIELIAGGPTVALTEQKLDALEIIKKYNLLGQIPVSIKKLLENSTNQNASNISNKVYNYIIGNNETAINSAKQKAIELGYEIIIAKNKVEGEARNVGINFAQLIKENITSKSLSNKPKCFLYGGETTVTVKGNGKGGRNQEFVLSALIEMRNTDSPFIIASTGTDGIDGPTDAAGAFVDQLILKKMEEKKLNPIDYLYNNDAYTFFSQVGGLIKIGPTGTNVMDIAVGLTI; translated from the coding sequence ATGAGAAAGGATCTTTTCACAATTATCTCGTCAGCAATAGAATCAGTAAAACCACATTCTATTATCAGAAATAATATTTTTATTGATAAAGCTAATCTTTTTATTAAAGGCAACGCATTTAACATATCTAACTACAAAAACATTTACGTTATTGGTTTTGGGAAAGCATCATCACAAATGGCTTTCGAAGTTGAAAGCATTCTTAATGATAAAATCAACAGCGGGTTTGTAGTAACAAATTATAATAATGCTCAAAAGTGCAATAAGATTGAAGTCTTTGAAGCAAGTCATCCAATTTTAGATGAAAATAGCTTAGAAGCTGGTAAAAAAATTATTGATTTTGTTTCTAAAACTACCAAGGAAGATTTAGTAATATGTTTGATTTCAGGCGGCGGTTCGGCTCTGTTAGAAAAGCTGCCTAATGACATTACGCTAAATGAATTTCAAGAAATTTCTAATTTGCTGATTAAAAGTGGCGCACCTATCCAAGAAATTAATGTGGTTCGACAATCTTTATCAGAAATTAAAGGCGGAAAGTTGCTTCAATACATCTTTCCGTCAGACTGCATTAACCTAGTTCTATCTGATATTATTGGCGATCCTATAGAGCTTATTGCCGGCGGCCCAACTGTCGCTCTTACAGAACAAAAATTAGATGCATTAGAAATTATTAAGAAATATAATTTACTAGGCCAAATTCCAGTCTCTATAAAAAAGTTACTCGAAAATTCTACAAATCAAAATGCAAGTAATATTTCCAATAAAGTTTATAATTATATCATAGGAAATAACGAAACAGCTATTAATTCTGCCAAGCAAAAAGCAATAGAATTAGGATATGAAATAATAATTGCAAAAAATAAAGTCGAAGGTGAAGCTCGTAATGTGGGGATAAATTTTGCACAGTTAATAAAAGAAAACATAACTTCAAAAAGTTTATCTAATAAACCAAAGTGCTTTTTGTACGGGGGTGAAACTACTGTAACTGTAAAAGGAAATGGTAAAGGTGGAAGAAATCAAGAATTCGTTCTGTCGGCTTTAATTGAAATGAGGAACACAGATTCTCCTTTTATTATTGCAAGTACTGGCACAGATGGAATTGATGGTCCTACCGATGCAGCTGGAGCGTTCGTTGACCAATTAATATTAAAAAAGATGGAAGAAAAAAAATTAAATCCAATTGATTACCTTTACAATAATGACGCTTACACATTTTTTTCTCAAGTAGGTGGGCTAATAAAAATAGGTCCTACTGGTACAAATGTAATGGATATTGCAGTAGGATTAACTATCTAA
- a CDS encoding MATE family efflux transporter codes for MSKFKKHILETIKLSIPISLGQVGHIMMGVVDSIMVGKVGTDSLAAASLVNGLFFLILVLGIGMSTALSPLIAMSLGANKPEECGKTLNNSLFVNMAFAIVLMTLMFIVSLLIPYLNQPTEVVKLSQSYLQILILSIIPFLLFQTYRQFLEGLSIPNPPMLVAILANLLNAFLNWIFIYGNLGAPALGLFGAGLSTTLTRTTMAFSLMFYVISSKKFFSYSPQINIKVLDKKLITKIIQIGLPSGFQFFMEMGAFSFAAVMIGWLGSTQLAAHQIAINLASITYMIILGISSAGSIRVGNAVGKNDKQEIRYAGFTALGLAITLMSFFGLSFVVFRNLLPHIYINDPKVIDIASQLLIIAAMFQVFDGSQVTGLGILRGLLDVRIPTIMSFISYWIIAIPVALLLGFGLKLGIIGIWTGLSLGLAALAVFLTSRFAIRSKKVLS; via the coding sequence ATGAGCAAGTTCAAGAAACATATATTAGAAACAATAAAGCTCTCAATCCCAATTTCTCTTGGTCAAGTGGGACATATAATGATGGGGGTTGTGGACAGCATAATGGTAGGTAAAGTTGGGACTGACTCACTTGCTGCAGCTTCTCTGGTTAATGGTTTATTTTTTCTAATTCTTGTTTTAGGAATAGGGATGTCGACTGCACTTTCGCCATTAATTGCAATGTCGTTAGGAGCAAACAAACCAGAAGAATGCGGTAAAACGCTAAATAATTCTTTATTTGTTAATATGGCTTTTGCCATAGTGTTAATGACGTTAATGTTTATAGTTTCGCTTTTAATCCCCTATTTAAATCAGCCTACAGAAGTAGTTAAATTAAGTCAGTCTTATTTACAAATACTTATTTTGTCTATTATACCTTTCTTATTATTTCAAACCTACAGACAATTTTTGGAAGGATTATCAATTCCAAATCCACCTATGTTAGTAGCAATATTAGCAAATTTGTTAAATGCTTTTTTAAACTGGATTTTTATCTACGGAAATCTTGGCGCTCCAGCTTTAGGTCTTTTTGGTGCTGGATTATCTACAACTCTAACACGTACTACAATGGCTTTTTCATTGATGTTTTATGTAATCAGTTCAAAAAAATTCTTTAGTTACTCGCCTCAAATAAATATTAAAGTATTAGATAAGAAATTAATTACAAAAATTATTCAAATTGGATTACCAAGTGGATTTCAATTTTTTATGGAGATGGGAGCTTTTTCATTTGCCGCTGTAATGATTGGATGGCTGGGCTCTACTCAGCTTGCAGCTCATCAGATTGCAATTAATCTTGCTTCAATTACATACATGATAATCTTGGGTATTTCTTCTGCTGGGTCAATTAGAGTTGGAAATGCAGTTGGTAAAAATGATAAGCAAGAAATTCGTTATGCCGGCTTTACTGCCTTAGGTTTAGCAATTACATTAATGTCATTTTTTGGGCTGTCGTTTGTTGTATTTAGAAATTTATTGCCGCATATCTATATTAATGACCCTAAAGTAATTGATATTGCATCTCAACTTTTAATAATTGCGGCTATGTTCCAAGTTTTTGACGGTAGCCAAGTAACTGGGCTTGGTATTTTGCGGGGTTTATTAGATGTACGAATCCCTACCATCATGAGTTTTATTTCTTATTGGATTATAGCAATCCCAGTTGCTTTGCTCTTAGGTTTTGGATTAAAGTTAGGAATAATTGGTATTTGGACAGGACTTTCATTAGGCCTTGCAGCACTTGCTGTTTTTTTAACAAGCCGTTTTGCCATAAGAAGTAAAAAAGTTTTAAGCTAA
- a CDS encoding sulfurtransferase: MKNIDERGYASPYKLVSTDWVLEHINDPQIRIVESNEDVLLYSSGHIPSAVQIDWTTDLNDQVIRDYLNKNQFEKLMSKNGISNDTTVVFYGDKNNWWACYAFWIFQLFGHQKAVIMDGGRLKWEKEDKPLTKEIPQYPPTTYTALERNDHDIRAFRDEVLSHVNQGLPLVDVRSPEEYTGQRLHMPDYPNEGALRGGHIPGAVNIPWAKAINPEDGTFKTAEELRKIYEVDNHLRPDDEIIAYCRIGERSSHTWFVLTYLLGYKNVKNYDGSWTEWGNSVGVPIEK, from the coding sequence ATGAAAAACATAGATGAAAGAGGCTATGCCTCACCGTACAAATTGGTGTCAACCGATTGGGTCTTGGAACATATTAATGACCCACAAATAAGAATTGTAGAATCTAATGAAGATGTTCTTTTATATTCATCGGGACATATACCCAGTGCTGTCCAAATTGATTGGACAACAGATTTGAATGACCAAGTTATTCGGGATTATTTAAATAAAAATCAATTTGAAAAATTAATGTCGAAAAATGGTATATCCAACGATACAACAGTTGTGTTTTACGGTGATAAAAACAACTGGTGGGCTTGCTATGCATTTTGGATTTTTCAGCTTTTTGGCCATCAAAAGGCTGTTATAATGGACGGCGGCAGATTAAAATGGGAAAAAGAAGATAAACCATTAACAAAAGAAATTCCTCAATACCCGCCTACAACATATACAGCTTTAGAAAGAAATGACCATGATATTAGAGCTTTTAGAGATGAAGTCTTAAGTCACGTTAACCAAGGACTGCCACTTGTTGATGTTAGAAGTCCAGAGGAATACACTGGTCAACGACTACACATGCCGGATTATCCTAACGAAGGTGCTTTAAGAGGAGGTCATATACCAGGCGCAGTAAATATTCCATGGGCAAAAGCAATAAATCCCGAAGACGGCACTTTTAAGACAGCTGAAGAACTAAGAAAAATTTATGAAGTTGATAATCACTTAAGACCAGATGATGAAATTATTGCTTATTGCAGAATTGGTGAAAGAAGCAGCCACACTTGGTTCGTTCTAACTTATTTGCTGGGTTATAAAAATGTAAAAAATTATGATGGCAGCTGGACCGAGTGGGGAAACTCCGTTGGTGTGCCAATTGAAAAATAA
- the tatA gene encoding twin-arginine translocase TatA/TatE family subunit: MFENIGPMELILIFLVILIFFGGKKIPEIAKGMGQGIRLFKKALQGTDEEEKPSKIEQPKIEEQKIAEEKKIDEQTKS, encoded by the coding sequence ATGTTTGAAAATATTGGTCCAATGGAATTAATACTAATTTTTTTGGTCATACTAATTTTTTTTGGCGGCAAGAAAATTCCCGAAATTGCAAAGGGAATGGGACAGGGTATACGTCTATTTAAAAAGGCACTTCAAGGAACGGATGAAGAAGAGAAGCCTTCCAAAATAGAACAACCAAAAATTGAAGAGCAGAAAATTGCCGAAGAAAAAAAAATTGATGAACAAACCAAATCCTAA
- a CDS encoding DMT family transporter, whose translation MNRFAPIFVAIAAALWGVDGVVLRPSLYNLPVVLVVFIESSIVALMLSPFFLKKIDLIKQLKLKDWLAFFAVGLFGGALGTIAITKALFYVNFVNLSVVILIQKLQPVFALLLAAIVLKERLPVSFFIWAAFAIIGAYFMTFGAELPNFNAGNKTTIAAALSLFAAVSFGSSTVLSKRALKNVSFGLGTYLRFLVASLIMLLIVSTTGKITSITTVSNNQWLIFLLIAFTTGGAAIFLYYYGLKKISASVSTICELTFPMTAILLDYILHGNMLDIVQWTGLLVMIISIVKVSKINFISST comes from the coding sequence ATGAATAGATTTGCCCCTATTTTTGTTGCTATAGCTGCAGCTTTGTGGGGAGTAGACGGTGTAGTGCTGAGGCCGTCACTTTACAATTTGCCTGTTGTTTTGGTTGTTTTTATTGAAAGCTCTATAGTTGCATTGATGCTTTCTCCTTTTTTTCTAAAGAAAATTGATTTAATAAAACAACTAAAATTAAAGGACTGGTTAGCTTTTTTCGCGGTTGGTTTATTTGGGGGTGCATTAGGTACAATTGCAATAACAAAGGCTTTATTTTATGTTAATTTTGTGAACCTTTCAGTAGTAATATTAATTCAAAAATTACAACCGGTTTTTGCACTTTTGTTGGCAGCAATAGTATTGAAAGAGAGGTTACCAGTTAGTTTTTTTATTTGGGCTGCATTTGCCATAATTGGAGCATACTTTATGACTTTTGGTGCAGAGCTTCCAAATTTTAATGCTGGCAATAAAACTACTATAGCTGCAGCTTTATCCTTATTTGCTGCTGTTAGTTTTGGTTCATCAACTGTATTGAGCAAGCGGGCATTAAAAAATGTTAGTTTTGGTTTAGGCACTTACTTAAGATTTTTGGTTGCCTCTTTAATTATGCTCTTGATAGTATCAACTACTGGCAAAATTACTTCGATTACAACTGTTTCAAATAATCAATGGCTAATTTTTCTGTTAATTGCATTTACAACAGGCGGTGCTGCAATTTTTTTATATTACTATGGATTAAAAAAAATTTCCGCTTCTGTTTCAACAATTTGTGAATTAACTTTTCCTATGACCGCAATATTATTAGATTATATTTTGCACGGTAATATGCTAGATATTGTGCAATGGACAGGATTACTTGTAATGATAATAAGTATTGTTAAAGTATCTAAAATAAATTTTATTAGCTCAACATAA
- a CDS encoding Hsp20/alpha crystallin family protein, whose protein sequence is MKLVRWNPMRDLVEIEREFDRLFRNFDSRFGFNIAGNGNEDLENAVWAPLSDIYEDNDNFVVRLDLPGVKKEDVKISYDDGQLIITGERKQEKETENHKFHRVERIYGKFYRSFVLPNKIKEGKISAEFKDGQLTITIPKAEEAKPKEIPIKVS, encoded by the coding sequence ATGAAACTCGTAAGATGGAATCCAATGAGAGATTTAGTAGAAATTGAACGTGAGTTTGACCGTCTTTTCCGTAACTTTGACAGCAGGTTCGGTTTTAATATTGCCGGTAATGGAAACGAAGATTTAGAAAATGCTGTATGGGCACCGCTATCTGATATTTATGAGGATAACGATAATTTTGTAGTACGACTCGATTTGCCAGGTGTTAAGAAAGAGGATGTTAAAATTTCTTACGATGATGGACAATTAATAATTACCGGCGAGCGTAAACAAGAAAAAGAAACCGAGAACCACAAATTCCATCGTGTAGAAAGAATTTATGGTAAATTCTATCGCTCTTTTGTTCTTCCTAATAAAATTAAGGAAGGTAAAATTTCTGCTGAATTTAAGGATGGTCAACTCACAATCACAATTCCAAAAGCTGAAGAAGCTAAACCAAAAGAAATTCCTATTAAAGTTAGTTAA
- a CDS encoding cation:proton antiporter has translation MHYSPNEIVIFFLSISLLLFFARVIGETMQYIKQPIVIGEIIAGIVLGPTIFGSIFPAMFNELFNSSQIAMTALEGIIILGVVMLLLVSGLEIDLSLVVRQGKAAMLVSSAGILFPFTIGFFIAYCFPEWMGIKDINMRFVFALFVGISLSITSLPVVARTLMDLNIYKTKIGLIIITSAMFNDLVGWIVFSIILGIIGQNSHPIDLPTLIIVLFSFIMFMLLIGRKIINFLFPYIEKVTTSPGGVLNFIFVMGFLGAAFTEYIGIHAIFGAFIMGIAIGDTVHLKEEIREVIQQFVTNIFAPLFFVSIGLRVNFIDNFDLGIVSIFLFLAFVGKIVGCGLGAYWGGMSKNESLAVGFGMNSRGAMEIVLGTIAFQVGLIHEKVFVAIIIMALITSVVSAPMINFFLKRSRQLLTFLSLLKPENVFFTNSSSKQEVISQLCQTLANQYKLDSNKIFNEVMAREKLISTGLENHLAVPHAKIDVKDPLVAVAIHKNGIEFESLDGLPAKIIVLLITPKNDAELQLKLLAEISKQMNNIEKINKLVDSKDVNDFISKMKSLP, from the coding sequence ATGCATTATTCTCCTAATGAAATTGTAATATTTTTTTTAAGCATAAGCTTATTGCTTTTTTTTGCCCGTGTAATTGGCGAGACTATGCAATATATAAAACAGCCAATTGTTATTGGAGAAATAATTGCAGGCATTGTTTTAGGCCCAACTATTTTTGGCTCTATTTTTCCTGCAATGTTTAATGAATTATTTAACAGTTCACAAATTGCAATGACCGCCCTTGAAGGAATTATAATTCTTGGTGTTGTTATGCTACTGTTAGTATCCGGATTGGAAATTGATTTAAGTCTTGTTGTTAGACAAGGAAAAGCAGCTATGTTAGTCAGCTCAGCCGGAATTTTATTCCCATTTACAATTGGATTTTTTATTGCTTATTGTTTCCCAGAGTGGATGGGCATTAAAGATATTAACATGAGATTTGTATTTGCATTATTCGTTGGCATTTCTTTATCGATAACATCTTTACCAGTTGTAGCACGAACACTAATGGACTTGAACATTTATAAAACAAAAATTGGTTTAATAATCATTACCTCTGCAATGTTTAATGACCTTGTAGGTTGGATAGTTTTTTCCATTATTCTCGGGATAATTGGTCAAAATTCACATCCAATTGATTTACCAACTCTTATTATCGTACTTTTTTCTTTTATTATGTTTATGCTATTAATTGGCAGAAAAATTATTAATTTTTTGTTCCCCTACATTGAAAAAGTTACTACAAGTCCGGGTGGTGTTTTAAATTTTATTTTTGTAATGGGATTTCTTGGAGCAGCATTTACAGAGTATATTGGCATTCATGCAATATTTGGCGCCTTTATAATGGGAATTGCAATTGGCGATACAGTTCATTTAAAAGAAGAAATAAGAGAAGTAATCCAGCAATTTGTAACAAATATTTTTGCCCCTCTATTTTTTGTCTCAATAGGTCTTCGCGTAAACTTTATTGATAATTTTGATTTAGGAATAGTAAGTATTTTTCTTTTTCTTGCTTTTGTTGGTAAAATTGTTGGTTGTGGTCTAGGTGCTTACTGGGGAGGAATGAGCAAAAATGAATCCCTTGCAGTGGGTTTTGGTATGAATTCACGCGGGGCTATGGAAATAGTACTAGGAACTATTGCCTTCCAGGTTGGACTTATCCACGAAAAAGTATTCGTTGCTATTATAATAATGGCTCTTATTACTTCAGTAGTTAGTGCCCCTATGATTAATTTCTTCCTAAAAAGAAGTAGACAACTTTTAACTTTTTTAAGTCTCTTAAAACCCGAAAATGTTTTTTTCACAAATTCATCATCAAAGCAAGAGGTAATTAGTCAATTATGCCAAACTTTAGCTAATCAATATAAATTAGACAGCAATAAAATTTTTAATGAAGTTATGGCAAGAGAAAAATTAATTTCTACCGGACTTGAAAACCACTTAGCAGTACCACATGCAAAAATAGATGTTAAAGACCCGCTTGTTGCAGTAGCTATCCACAAAAACGGGATTGAATTTGAATCTTTGGATGGTCTGCCAGCAAAAATTATTGTCTTGTTAATTACTCCTAAGAATGATGCTGAATTACAATTAAAGCTTTTAGCCGAAATTTCTAAACAAATGAACAATATTGAAAAAATAAATAAACTTGTAGATTCTAAAGATGTTAACGATTTTATCTCTAAAATGAAATCCCTACCCTAA